The Vigna angularis cultivar LongXiaoDou No.4 chromosome 9, ASM1680809v1, whole genome shotgun sequence DNA window AAACTGTACCTTGGTTAAATGTTTCTAAAATCTCACTGAAATGGTAGGTGTGTGAGTCCTTATATCATAAGATCTGATTTCAGTGATTTGGTGGAGCTTCTGTTTTTCCTTCTGCATAAAATGCACAAGGGGCAAACAATAACTTATTAACTAAAAGTGGATATAGAACTAATTACATTGACATTAATACCGCAGTATAACTGAGAAACATTAATTGCTTTATAACACTGTACTTGGGATGATGCAATTCCCAAAACAATGATAACCTTCACGTTGctaagaaaaaataatcatactataTCATTATATGATCAATATAAAAGTCTTGGTTTTATGATTAAACAAGAAGCCTAATCCTAGCTAGGGAATAATTAAGCCCTTGAATTTATGGATAACTTTAATCAACCTATGACTCTAGGATGCTCTTAGTTATTAACAGAAGGTATGTATTTCATGCATGGATATGTATGAAGCACAAAGGTGTTGAATCCCAAATCTTCCTTGGAAAATGAAATAGGATTACAAAAATCACCTTCATATTGTTACCTTATGACCAAAAAACTAATATATGTTTGTGTCTTTCTttcttaatattgttttatttccttATCTAACTATGTCTGCAAGATCAAAGATGACAggagaatataataaaatatagatcaaagaaaagaatgaagagTTTGATGTTTTATTTGGCTAGTTTTATCCTGGGTAACTTTTACCGATTTCTTGTTGGTTTTCGAAGCATTTGAAATGAAGTAGATCATCCCAAAAAGGTTTCATTTCTAGTCTCTTTCAGTCTTTAAATTCCAGCAGTGACAAGGATTCTTCCAAGGCTTTTGATGGTTCATGGAAATTGACTTTACCCCAAAGGATCTGAGATACtgctatatatattttaatagaaaacatCACATTCAAGTCTGTGTAGCCAAAAGAAAGGTCCTGCTCCTATATATGTCTAGTCTCGCTTACTGTTGATCTTACTGTCCTATGTGTTGCTTTTGCTTTCCCATTTCTCACCGTGTGAGAACACCACATTCCATTTGATATCTCCTTTTTATGCCTTGAACAGTGTATTTTGCATTCAATGCCACTCTAATATTTTCAAACATGTATACACAAGTGCTTTCTATGATCTATTACTCCAAGTAAACTTCGACAAAATATACAAATAGTAAAATGTAAAGGTCTTGCATTTTGTAAACCTAAAGCAAAGTGCATCAATCTGCCCCATCAGTTCTACAAACACACAACACAACTTTCTTTACCCAGTTTATATTAATTCACACGATAATTTCAAAACGtatcaagtttttttttcccTTCAATTACATGATGCTACACATCTCGAATGAATCAAaatgattttgtgttttcttatCCTTGCATATGTTTTATATCTGTCATATAATATGAAGTTTAAAGCAAACAAAATGAGAAAGAGTAGAAGCTAAAGCTAATAATTTTTCACCTGGATTGTCAAAGTAAAGCTCTTTGATTCACTGTCCAAAAGTCTTAGCTGTAATGTAATTATTACAATATCTGTGACAAATccaaaaaatgtatataattagtAACGAGTGAGTTTGATTTTCAACTGTTGACAGTAGCAAAACTGTTACAAAGACTAATTAAGCATCACATGAGGAATCTAAATCCATAAAAGTCTAAAGGCTGTATCTGTTAAATTAAGATAAGAATCAATAGATCAAAGACAAAACATTGAAATAAGCATCAGAATCAGGCTACTTACTCTTTAAGGCATGAGTAAATGGGGTCAAACACCCTCCAATTTTTCACTTTCCCAATATCACGTTTGTGTGCAGTGTTAATCCAGACAAGAAGGCGGCTGATGAATAGGAGAAGTTACAAAAGCATATCAGcagaaaatacaaataaaaaaaggtgCTAGTAAGTAGCAATGTGGAGGGATATAGAGGTAAAAAATGGAGGGAGGAGGGTTAGTACTCTTGATCaatatataatgaataaattatttatggtAACTACAGCATAGTAAGTGGAAAAAGGTAATCAAATTAGATGAATGGAGGAGGAATAAGATCAGAAAAAATTACCCTTTTACAGCTGTACAACTTTCTGCCCTTTATCTGCAAAGCTACAATGCCTAACTAAGCAGCAGGAGCAGAAGCAGCAGTGTGTTGAACGACATCAACCCAACAAGGCTAACAGAAACATTAGAGGAAAGAAGAAAGCAACAAGCTTTTCTGTGTATCATTAAATGCAGTAAAcggaaagagagagagagaacagtATTGAAgcaatattaaaatagaaatagcaaaagacatatatatatatactataataatattaataaataataatataatatatatttgtattgtaCTATACACAATTGAAAAAGGTCTAAACGTAATCGATCTCCATATGGATTTCATTTCCCTCTTTAGGTTGTGAAACGATGGATATTCCATTTCTTCAGGGCCCAAATCCCAAGCTAATTAATTCATTGAGCAGTTCTAAACGTACTAAAGACTCCAAAACGTGCAAAAGCTAAAAACTAATTACTGATcaaaagaagaagcagaagaacaAGAAGGTCTGGGAgccttttctttcctttgtagctgatgaaagaaacaaaagagaaagggaaaaaaaatttaaaatataataaaaatgctGCAAAAGAAAGTGTAGCTAGCCCAGGTGACTTTAGATCAAACTCGTATCTTCTTCATTATTGGTTTCTTCATCAATTTGTTTATCACTGCCGGTATTGCAAAGAAGGATCCAGATCAAAAAGCATTGAAGGTTGTTCCCCTCTCTGATCCCCAAACCTTGCTGATGATGGTGATGAAAGTGAGTCTTCCCTCAAAAGCTGAAGAGGTGGTAGTGAAGAAGAGGGAGGTGAATTGGAATTAGCCATTGTCGCATGTGCCATTGAAGATGAGGACAATAAGCTGAAGCAGTTGGGGTCTTCTGATGTTGAAGAAGCACATTCCATATTCACCCCAAACAGCCTAAGTCTTTTGCCTGCAGTGCTAGGACTTGTACTAGTACTAGAACCACCACTCTTGCCACCACGGTGGTGCTGGtgatgatggtggtggtgaGCAACTGGAACAGAATCAATGATTATAGGAGGATGAGAAACATTGCCTCcctcttgttgttgttgtcttGTGTTCAAGGTTTGGTGATCAGTGAATGGCATTGGTGGGGGTGTTGACCTGAGGTAATAGACCGAGCCAGATCCTGAACTACTCATGTCATGATAGTTGTTGTAGTGATGAGTTCCATTTCCTCCAGCACCAGCAGCACCTTGCAATTGGTGATGAAAGggatgatgatgttgatgataCATGGTGTTGTAATTGAGGTGTTGTTGCAAATGGTCATGGTGGCGTGGTGGGTTTGGCGAGGGGAGGGAGTAGAATCTTCCAGTGGCACCCCATCTGATGAAGTGTTGCTGATTGGGAAGAAAGAAAGGTGTGAAGAGTGTGGCTGAAGGGTCAGGGCCATGGTGGTGATGGTGATCAGGCCTTCTCCTCCAATCTATGTACAACCTATGCCTATACAAATCCCCTACACCACGCTGGAAGGACACAATGTCACCAGCATCAAGCTTCTTCTCCTTCACAAAACGGCTCCACCCTTTGGTCATCACATAGCTCTGGCTGCTGTTCCAATAAGAGTACCTGAACCTCCATGACTTACCATTTCTGTCCTCAAAATTGAGCAGCAACCCCTTCTCATTGGCTGAGGAATCAAGAGGGAAATACTTCTCAGCATGCTGCTTTGGTATCACCAATCGGTTCAGCTTACCCACATCACTCGGTGTCACAACTTTGTCAAACATGTGCTCCTTCTCAGAAGGCTGCTGCAGGTTGTTAACGTTACCATCGGCAGAAGAACTACCACTTGCATGATGACCAAACACAGAAGAAGCAGCACCTCCCGATCCTTGCAAATTCCCCTCGTCCTTGCTGCTCCCCAGTGTCAAGTCCATGAAATCTAGCTGCTTTGTTGtgtggtgatgatgatgatgatgattatgaTGATTGCCGATGACGAAATTGGAAGCTGCTGCATCCTGGTGTAACAACCCTAACCCAGATGATGAATTGTGAGATTCAGTGGTCTCTGGAGACTGAAGATGATGATCATGATCATGAATATTCATCCCCAGCCATGGATTTTGTTGGTGAGGAATATTTATTacatgatgatggtgatgaggACGTGCAGCAGAAGTAGTAGAAGTATAATTTGATATTGAAGGAGCAGGAGATAAAGACAAAGAGGGAGAAGAAAAGGGGTAGTGGTGCTTACTGCTGCTTTCTTCTCTTGTGACGATTTCTTCTGCTgtctcctcttcctcttcctcctctctGCTATCGGAATACCCTTTCACTTCTTGCATCAACTCCATAAAATTACACACTGACCCCACCTTCAATTCTGCTAATTATAACCTCTGGATCTCACCAAATTAAACAATGTCAccaaataattgaaaaaaaatgaaatcataaAGAGAGGAgaacaacaagaagaagaacaagaggaggagaaggaagaggaggaaaagaagtaaaaataaaaaataaaaacgcaAAATTTAGAGTCTGAAAATTGAcaagattatatatatacataggaagaaattatttaaattaccaagaaataaatatatagttggAGAGCTGAGAAGATATTTGAGTAGGCAGATAGATATGTGAGGCtgtgaagaaaacaaagaaaagcaGGTGCTTATTTAGTACTAGAAGAGAATTGTAAGAGTCGGTGCCTTCATATTTGACCATGAGGCATCAAACCCTAAAGaaagacaaggcatggaggattCAAAACGGGGTTATTGTTGACCTAAACAGCTGAATATGTTAGAGAGATGGAGATGGGAAAGAGGGTGATGTGAGTTTTAGCTAACCCAAGTGTAGTTACCTCAAAGGAAGCTTCTTTACAAGTAACAAAAGAACCAAAAATATTTGTTCCAACCCagttttattcttaaacacatcaagagagagagagagagagagagagagagaaagagagagaaataagGGGAAAGAAAAGAGGGTTACTACACTTACGTGGGGGGCCCATGAATAATGTGCGTATTGGGGTCATGTGAGCAAGTAGTCATTTTCATGATATTTGggataacaataataataatctgtACAATATATGCTTCCGGTTCTACACTAAAAGGCCACTTGTTCCAGAAGAAAAGAGCTTCACTTTGTTAAATCTGATCCCACCccattttcttttagtttctcaAAATTATTAAACGTGGAAAAGGGAAAGGATATCTATGACAAGTTGTTGTTATTAGACAGAAGAGAAGTAGAGGGAGGTGCAACACATTGCAGTGCCAACGGTGTAgtagaggagagagagagagagagagactcTCTGTACAGTGTTAGGTTGATTTGAGTTTCTCTTTTTTTTGACTTTTGGTGCCATTCATTGtgtgctctctctctctctctcttgctGGTCCCTCCTACCCATAATTTTTTCACAATTACAACACTGTCAAACACTACACAATCAAATGTACATGTTTCATTACAAAACATCAGTTTAACTCGTAACAATGTTCTAATTCTTGTTTTTCATGGTTTTTTTAGGCAAGAACATGTTTCTTAACATGAGAATGTAAACTCTGGTTTCGTTTCTTCATTCTCATTCAATTATCATCTCTTTTTCTCAGCTACACCTCCTATGCAATGCAACCATACATGTGATTCCCTCTTCAATATTCCTCAACTGTATAAATTTAagggaaaaataaatatattccaGACCAATAACTTCTTCTTCAAAACTTCCAACTCCCGAGCTCAGTCATAATTTAATGTCCCGGATCCCAAAAAACATGCCAAATATCACCTTTTAGTTCTTTCTGgcttttaattatattacttcTTCCTCATTGTCATTATCATCACGTATgcataatttattttcctttcctGCTTTTTCGAATTTCTTCCTCTCTGCATAATAAACTTTTCCACCTTCATTTTATTACTTCTTCACACCAGCTCAACTTTCATtcttataaattcatatttattgtTGTAAGTGGTGAACCAAAACAAACCTACTtgaattatgaaatataaaaaaaaaaccacattctttattcaattattaattaactgatcaaaaaaatatacaattttcatGTCATATTTTATGAGcttgtaatattttttctaaaaatgtgatttttagttttgttcatatttaattaataattcgactaattttaaatatgacagtctatttattaatttaatttaaaataaataaataccttTTAAGGctaaaaagttatatttgtGTTTCAAATATTGTCGCATTTGGCctggtttttaattttagttttagtatgaATATGCTTTGACAAAACAAGAAAGATAATTCGTTTGTGTTTCCCTAAACACTAAtgattgaaatataaaaaacatgcaCATGTGatgatatttaattaataataagaagTAGCAGGTAGCTTGGAGATTGTACACAACAATTAATTcccgttttttttttgttgatcaAATTTTCTAAATAAGACAAATTTCAATAAGCAGCTtttgaaagttaaaattttccttaagaaaataaatagatGGTATTTTCTAAAGACTTATATATTGAATATGGATAATGTATTTAAGATAGGAAAATAACTACAAAGTTGAAATCGAACCAAGTTGAAGTGtgtaacaaattaaaacaaGTTCACATAAAATATGCAATTAAACATAACCGATGATTTAGCTCTCCTGCACATGGTTGATCCTTTCTTCCGTACCTATTCATCAATTCAATTACAGTATTAAACAGtgttttcaaaaacaaatcacTAACTCAACTCACTCATTTAAGATTTCATTATTCAGtaagaaaaagtttaattattcaaatataagaAGTAAATATGGTCAAGTTTATATCAGtaaaatatactaataaaatggaaaatataataacatgattttataaatttttacaaaatttaaaatgaaatatcttatatataatatttgagtCTAATTTCAATAATACATTATCCATGAATAACAACAcgtttaaatttataatttataagcaaaaataatttgatttcattttttatctttgtaaaaaaaataaagaatgtaaTGAAACACTTTTTTCACCAATCTTacttgttttatatattttagattttggcTCTTTCATCAATTTTTCTACATGAAACGCTTGATTGATCAGTTTATTGATTTTCTACTTCGACCAATcgattcaatttaattttcagAACAGTATTCTTATATGCATATGGAAGCCAAGTAAacgaataaattaattatttcagaTTTAAGcttaacatataataatatttggtACAAAGTGTTTAAATTTTCAGTGAAAGATTCTTTTGTGTTTAAAGAGGATTAAAcgagtttgttttattgtttacTTGAGAATTGGTTCAGATACCAATCTGTCAATTTAAACTCCTATGTTAATTAATGAGACACAAAACATCAATTtggttattttaatatcaattttcacATTATTAAACttagtaaataataattcattgaACACGTATTAATAATatctgtattttaattttattataaatttatattattaataaatattaaatactaCTGGTTTGACCGTAACTTAGCCATGATTGAATCAATAAATTGTAGATCATTGCTTTATAAATACTTGATGTAGTAAAACAAGATAGTAAGGTTTTATACTCTCTCTATGTAGAATTTTTacacttttgttttaattaaaaatttagttaacATTATTCAATTTTGCTAATCACATTTTTCCAAAACAAActtgaaatttgatattttccCTATATCATCTGGAGACATATATAAACtt harbors:
- the LOC108347756 gene encoding B3 domain-containing transcription factor NGA1 isoform X2, with amino-acid sequence MELMQEVKGYSDSREEEEEEETAEEIVTREESSRLLHQDAAASNFVIGNHHNHHHHHHHTTKQLDFMDLTLGSSKDEGNLQGSGGAASSVFGHHASGSSSADGNVNNLQQPSEKEHMFDKVVTPSDVGKLNRLVIPKQHAEKYFPLDSSANEKGLLLNFEDRNGKSWRFRYSYWNSSQSYVMTKGWSRFVKEKKLDAGDIVSFQRGVGDLYRHRLYIDWRRRPDHHHHHGPDPSATLFTPFFLPNQQHFIRWGATGRFYSLPSPNPPRHHDHLQQHLNYNTMYHQHHHPFHHQLQGAAGAGGNGTHHYNNYHDMSSSGSGSVYYLRSTPPPMPFTDHQTLNTRQQQQEGGNVSHPPIIIDSVPVAHHHHHHQHHRGGKSGGSSTSTSPSTAGKRLRLFGVNMECASSTSEDPNCFSLLSSSSMAHATMANSNSPPSSSLPPLQLLREDSLSSPSSARFGDQRGEQPSMLFDLDPSLQYRQ
- the LOC108347756 gene encoding B3 domain-containing transcription factor NGA1 isoform X1 — protein: MELMQEVKGYSDSREEEEEEETAEEIVTREESSSKHHYPFSSPSLSLSPAPSISNYTSTTSAARPHHHHHVINIPHQQNPWLGMNIHDHDHHLQSPETTESHNSSSGLGLLHQDAAASNFVIGNHHNHHHHHHHTTKQLDFMDLTLGSSKDEGNLQGSGGAASSVFGHHASGSSSADGNVNNLQQPSEKEHMFDKVVTPSDVGKLNRLVIPKQHAEKYFPLDSSANEKGLLLNFEDRNGKSWRFRYSYWNSSQSYVMTKGWSRFVKEKKLDAGDIVSFQRGVGDLYRHRLYIDWRRRPDHHHHHGPDPSATLFTPFFLPNQQHFIRWGATGRFYSLPSPNPPRHHDHLQQHLNYNTMYHQHHHPFHHQLQGAAGAGGNGTHHYNNYHDMSSSGSGSVYYLRSTPPPMPFTDHQTLNTRQQQQEGGNVSHPPIIIDSVPVAHHHHHHQHHRGGKSGGSSTSTSPSTAGKRLRLFGVNMECASSTSEDPNCFSLLSSSSMAHATMANSNSPPSSSLPPLQLLREDSLSSPSSARFGDQRGEQPSMLFDLDPSLQYRQ